In Etheostoma spectabile isolate EspeVRDwgs_2016 chromosome 20, UIUC_Espe_1.0, whole genome shotgun sequence, the following are encoded in one genomic region:
- the plcb2 gene encoding 1-phosphatidylinositol 4,5-bisphosphate phosphodiesterase beta-2 isoform X2 produces MNKKRHFLEPPEVKDYLVKGERFTKWSEDSTKTAPVTMRMDPKGFYVYWINQSKETTFLDVATVRDTRTGKYAKLPKHPKVRNVFNLDFPDSNHLAKTLTIVSGLDTVNLTYHNFFASKEKVTQNWANDILAIAYNAARSNACRHVFLEKIYVRISLHTNKDGKIPVKYIYKMFPADKKRVESALASAHLPKGKYDTMKPDVFTESAFKAFLSNLCPRPEIYEIFTSYSHKPTMTKENFTKFLNEKQRDSRRNEELFPRLRPDQVKALIDKYEPCTSNSNRSLISPEGLLFFLMGPETSVVMQDTLAKCQDMTQPIPHYFIKSSHNTYLTAGQFSGVSSPEMYRQCLLSGCRCLELDCWKGKPPDEEPIITHGFTMTTEILFKDVIEAIAESAFKTSQYPVILSFENHVDSVKQQEKMANYCKTIFGDALLTDPLDKYPLKPGQQLPSPSELMGKILIKNKKGSHEKPTQAKKPSTAATEQTPTTALPTQDPNTTSQDPPNAVPSTQENQGDTVVEDTEEQEETDEQDEEKMKTSDEGTAGQEVTAYEAMSSLVNYIQPNKFVSFDNARKKNKSYVISSFVETRGEAMISKTAVEFVEYNKRQMSRIYPKGTRMDSSNYNPQPFWNVGCQMVALNYQTMDFPMQLNMALFEFNGRTGYLLKHDVLRRSDKKFDPFCDRIDTVVASTLTIKIYSGQFLSDKNVKTGVEVEVIGLPGDPKKKYRTKWSTTPNAINPVWNEEPFVFEKILLPEMASLRIVVHEENGKFLGHRIIPLDAIQSGFHHICLRSESNMPLTLPALFVYIEVKDYIPAAFADFTDALFNPTKGTEKTTKATKESPSDYVSPYELPLVVQTPSDKAKESEAPAAEKATSEPTTLVDANDQSPQSNPAESAEEAKEEAENNSDTPQPAAESPQTSDNAPAEDPATDADSVTAETLPKAQEEAAPKEDAVPEPQAAPETKEEPMNDSATNPEPASDDTPDTGASSAAEEPATVALSCPASASPESTGSGNSSQPRTCSEEPSTVTTEELTQHKNYLKVTKRQEKDIKEIEKKFQKKGEDLIQKYSDSFKSIKKKASVKKKEGGGNTSDSSVTTERVLEQKEKMQVELQAMWTEQCDQLKKKKEQCATERLAKLLEMATERHTIELKTLESETKENKKKTLSKCSSSEKAKLKRAMSIELLDEPSQSDGASSDYSPQQVALMMKQSATLEEIKTLTNQLNQEALKEQDQKLRSLPAEVKGAVNVCVGAHFPELVDQAGDKKVEGVGFYGDVFLG; encoded by the exons ATGAATAAGAAAAGACACTTTCTGGAGCCTCCAGAGGTCAAAGACTACCTGGTCAAAGGAGAAAGATTCACCAAGTGGTCAGAG GACTCCACAAAGACTGCTCCCGTCACCATGAGGATGGATCCAAAAGGTTTTTACGTCTACTGGATCAACCAAAGCAAG GAGACAACGTTCCTGGATGTTGCTACTGTCAGAGATACCAGAACaggaaaatatgcaaaactTCCCAAA CACCCGAAGGTGCGCAACGTGTTCAACCTGGACTTCCCAGACAGCAACCATCTTGCCAAAACTCTGACCATCGTCTCAGGTCTcgacacagtgaatctgacctATCATAACTTCTTTGCCTCTAAGGAGAAGGTGACACAG AACTGGGCAAACGACATTCTTGCAATCGCCTACAACGCTGCAAGGAGCAATGCGTGCAGACACGTCTTCCTGGAGAAAAT ATACGTCCGCATTTCTCTTCACACCAACAAGGACGGCAAGATCCCAGTGAAATA tatttacaAGATGTTCCCTGCGGATAAGAAGAGAGTGGAAAGTGCCTTAGCATCAGCACATCTCCCTAAAGGAAAG TATGACACCATGAAGCCTGACGTCTTTACTGAGTCTGCCTTCAAGGCCTTTCTGTCAAACCTCTGCCCTCGTCCTGAGATCTATGAGATCTTCACTTCTTA CTCCCACAAACCCACCATGACGAAGGAGAATTTCACCAAGTTCCTCAACGAGAAACAGAGGGACTCTCGGCGTAACGAGGAGCTGTTTCCACGTCTGCGACCGGACCAGGTCAAGGCTCTGATCGACAAATATGAACCCTGCACCTCTAATTCAAACAGAA GTCTGATTTCTCCAGAGGGTCTCTTATTCTTCCTGATGGGGCCGGAGACATCCGTTGTCATGCAGGACACGCTGGCCAAGTGTCAGGACATGACCCAACCCATACCCCACTATTTCATCAAGTCTTCCCACAACACGTACCTGACAG CCGGTCAGTTCTCTGGCGTATCCTCTCCGGAGATGTACCGTCAGTGTCTGCTGTCCGGCTGCCGCTGTCTGGAGCTGGACTGCTGGAAGGGCAAACCTCCAGATGAAGAGCCCATCATTACCCATGGCTTCACCATGACAACTGAGATCCTCTTCAAG GATGTGATTGAGGCCATTGCTGAGAGCGCCTTTAAGACCTCACAGTATCCCGTTATCCTCTCATTCGAGAACCACGTTGACTC TGTTAAACAACAGGAGAAGATGGCCAACTACTGCAAAACCATATTTGGTGATGCCCTGCTAACAGATCCGCTGGACAAATACCCT CTGAAGCCGGGCCAGCAGCTCCCCAGCCCATCTGAGCTCATGGGTAAGATCCTCATCAAGAACAAGAAAGGCAGCCATGAAAAGCCAACCCAAGCTAAGAAACCCAGCACGGCAGCCACTGAGCAGACCCCAACCACAGCTTTACCCACCCAGGACCCAAACACCACTTCCCAGGATCCTCCTAATGCAGTACCCAGCACCCAAGAGAACCAAG GGGACACGGTTGTGGAGGACACCGAGGAGCAAGAGGAGACAGATGAACAAGATGAGGAAAAAATGAAGACATCAGATGAG GGCACAGCTGGACAAGAAGTCACAGCTTATGAAGCAATGTCATCCCTGGTCAACTACATCCAGCCCAACAAATTTGTGTCTTTTGACAATGCCAGAA agaaaaacaagagtTACGTCATCTCATCTTTTGTGGAGACCAGAGGAGAAGCAATGATTTCCAAGACTGCTGTCGAATTTGTCGA GTACAATAAGAGGCAGATGAGCAGAATTTACCCCAAAGGAACAAGAATGGACTCATCCAATTACAACCCCCAGCCTTTTTGGAATGTAGgctgccagatggtggcgctcaACTACCAGACAATGG ATTTCCCCATGCAGCTGAACATGGCTCTGTTTGAATTCAATGGCAGAACGGGCTACCTTCTCAAGCATGATGTTCTGCGTCGCAGTGACAAGAAATTTGACCCTTTCTGTGACAGGATTGACACAGTTGTGGCAAGCACACTGACCATAAAG ATCTATTCGGGCCAATTTCTGTctgacaaaaacgtcaaaacgGGAGTCGAGGTGGAGGTGATTGGGTTGCCAGGAGACCCTAAGAAGAAATATCGCACAAAGTGGTCCACGACACCCAACGCCATCAACCCAGTGTGGAATGAGGagccttttgtttttgagaag ATACTGCTCCCTGAAATGGCTTCTCTAAGAATTGTAGTTCATGAGGAGAATGGTAAATTCTTGGGACACAGGATCATCCCACTTGATGCCATCCAATCAG GTTTCCATCACATTTGCCTGCGCAGTGAGAGCAACATGCCACTGACTCTGCCTGCTCTCTTTGTGTACATCGAGGTCAAGGACTACATTCCTGCTGCCTTCGCAg ATTTTACAGATGCCTTATTTAACCCAACAAAGGGAACAGAGAAGACCACAAAGGCCACAAAGGAG TCACCCTCTGACTACGTTTCTCCCTATGAGTTGCCTCTTGTGGTCCAAACCCCCTCGGACAAAGCTAAGGAGAGTGAGGCCCCTGCTGCAG AAAAGGCCACATCCGAACCTACAACACTGGTTGATGCCAATGACCAATCACCCCAGTCTAACCCCGCTGAGAGTGCAGAAGAAGCTAAAGAAGAGGCTGAGAACAACTCTGACACTCCACAACCTGCAGCAGAATCTCCACAAACTTCTGACAATGCTCCTGCTGAAGATCCAGCCACGGACGCAGACAGTGTGACCGCTGAAACCCTTCCTAAAGCCCAAGAGGAGGCAGCCCCTAAGGAGGACGCAGTTCCAGAGCCACAGGCAGCTCCTGAAACCAAAGAGGAGCCTATGAACGACTCCGCTACAAACCCTGAGCCTGCTTCAGATGACACACCAGACACAGGAGCTTCCAGCGCTGCTGAAGAGCCTGCTACTGTGGCCTTGTCCTGTCCAGCAAGCGCATCGCCCGAGTCCACAGGATCAGGTAACTCATCTCAGCCGCGGACATGCAGTGAAG AGCCTTCAACTGTGACTACTGAAGAACTGACACAGCACAAAAACTATCTGAAGGTCACCAAGCGCCAGGAGAAAGACATAAAAGAGATAGAAAAGAAGTTTCAGAAAAAAGGAGAGGATTTGATTCAGAAATACTCTGACTCCTTCAAGTCCATCAAAAAGAAGGCCTCTGTGAAGAAAAAAGA GGGAGGGGGAAACACCTCTGACTCCAGCGTGACAACGGAGCGGGTACTTGAGCAGAAGGAAAAAATGCAGGTTGAGCTGCAGGCTATGTGGACGGAGCAGTGCGATcagctgaagaagaagaaagagcagTGTGCAACAGAA agactggccAAACTGTTGGAGATGgccacagagagacacaccaTTGAACTGAAGACCCTGGAGAG TGAAACCAAAGAGAATAAGAAGAAAAcactctcaaagtgttcatccTCAGAGAAAGCGAA ATTGAAAAGGGCAATGAGCATAGAGCTGTTGGATGAGCCTAGTCAGTCTGATGGTGCA TCTTCAGATTACAGCCCACAGCAAGTGGCTCTGATGATGAAACAGTCTGCTACACTGGAGGAAATCAAGACCCTGACGAATCag CTCAATCAGGAGGCCCTAAAGGAGCAAGATCAGAAATTGAGATCTCTGCCAGCAGAGGTGAAGGGTgcagtcaatgtgtgtgtgggggcccACTTTCCTGAACTGGTCGACCAGGCTGGAGACAAGAAGGTGGAGGGAGTGGGCTTCTATGGAGATGTCTTCCTGGGTTAG
- the plcb2 gene encoding 1-phosphatidylinositol 4,5-bisphosphate phosphodiesterase beta-2 isoform X3, with amino-acid sequence MNKKRHFLEPPEVKDYLVKGERFTKWSEDSTKTAPVTMRMDPKGFYVYWINQSKETTFLDVATVRDTRTGKYAKLPKHPKVRNVFNLDFPDSNHLAKTLTIVSGLDTVNLTYHNFFASKEKVTQNWANDILAIAYNAARSNACRHVFLEKIYVRISLHTNKDGKIPVKYIYKMFPADKKRVESALASAHLPKGKYDTMKPDVFTESAFKAFLSNLCPRPEIYEIFTSYSHKPTMTKENFTKFLNEKQRDSRRNEELFPRLRPDQVKALIDKYEPCTSNSNRSLISPEGLLFFLMGPETSVVMQDTLAKCQDMTQPIPHYFIKSSHNTYLTAGQFSGVSSPEMYRQCLLSGCRCLELDCWKGKPPDEEPIITHGFTMTTEILFKDVIEAIAESAFKTSQYPVILSFENHVDSVKQQEKMANYCKTIFGDALLTDPLDKYPLKPGQQLPSPSELMGKILIKNKKGSHEKPTQAKKPSTAATEQTPTTALPTQDPNTTSQDPPNAVPSTQENQEGDTVVEDTEEQEETDEQDEEKMKTSDEGTAGQEVTAYEAMSSLVNYIQPNKFVSFDNARKKNKSYVISSFVETRGEAMISKTAVEFVEYNKRQMSRIYPKGTRMDSSNYNPQPFWNVGCQMVALNYQTMDFPMQLNMALFEFNGRTGYLLKHDVLRRSDKKFDPFCDRIDTVVASTLTIKIYSGQFLSDKNVKTGVEVEVIGLPGDPKKKYRTKWSTTPNAINPVWNEEPFVFEKILLPEMASLRIVVHEENGKFLGHRIIPLDAIQSGFHHICLRSESNMPLTLPALFVYIEVKDYIPAAFADFTDALFNPTKGTEKTTKATKESPSDYVSPYELPLVVQTPSDKAKESEAPAAEKATSEPTTLVDANDQSPQSNPAESAEEAKEEAENNSDTPQPAAESPQTSDNAPAEDPATDADSVTAETLPKAQEEAAPKEDAVPEPQAAPETKEEPMNDSATNPEPASDDTPDTGASSAAEEPATVALSCPASASPESTGSEPSTVTTEELTQHKNYLKVTKRQEKDIKEIEKKFQKKGEDLIQKYSDSFKSIKKKASVKKKEGGGNTSDSSVTTERVLEQKEKMQVELQAMWTEQCDQLKKKKEQCATERLAKLLEMATERHTIELKTLESETKENKKKTLSKCSSSEKAKLKRAMSIELLDEPSQSDGASSDYSPQQVALMMKQSATLEEIKTLTNQLNQEALKEQDQKLRSLPAEVKGAVNVCVGAHFPELVDQAGDKKVEGVGFYGDVFLG; translated from the exons ATGAATAAGAAAAGACACTTTCTGGAGCCTCCAGAGGTCAAAGACTACCTGGTCAAAGGAGAAAGATTCACCAAGTGGTCAGAG GACTCCACAAAGACTGCTCCCGTCACCATGAGGATGGATCCAAAAGGTTTTTACGTCTACTGGATCAACCAAAGCAAG GAGACAACGTTCCTGGATGTTGCTACTGTCAGAGATACCAGAACaggaaaatatgcaaaactTCCCAAA CACCCGAAGGTGCGCAACGTGTTCAACCTGGACTTCCCAGACAGCAACCATCTTGCCAAAACTCTGACCATCGTCTCAGGTCTcgacacagtgaatctgacctATCATAACTTCTTTGCCTCTAAGGAGAAGGTGACACAG AACTGGGCAAACGACATTCTTGCAATCGCCTACAACGCTGCAAGGAGCAATGCGTGCAGACACGTCTTCCTGGAGAAAAT ATACGTCCGCATTTCTCTTCACACCAACAAGGACGGCAAGATCCCAGTGAAATA tatttacaAGATGTTCCCTGCGGATAAGAAGAGAGTGGAAAGTGCCTTAGCATCAGCACATCTCCCTAAAGGAAAG TATGACACCATGAAGCCTGACGTCTTTACTGAGTCTGCCTTCAAGGCCTTTCTGTCAAACCTCTGCCCTCGTCCTGAGATCTATGAGATCTTCACTTCTTA CTCCCACAAACCCACCATGACGAAGGAGAATTTCACCAAGTTCCTCAACGAGAAACAGAGGGACTCTCGGCGTAACGAGGAGCTGTTTCCACGTCTGCGACCGGACCAGGTCAAGGCTCTGATCGACAAATATGAACCCTGCACCTCTAATTCAAACAGAA GTCTGATTTCTCCAGAGGGTCTCTTATTCTTCCTGATGGGGCCGGAGACATCCGTTGTCATGCAGGACACGCTGGCCAAGTGTCAGGACATGACCCAACCCATACCCCACTATTTCATCAAGTCTTCCCACAACACGTACCTGACAG CCGGTCAGTTCTCTGGCGTATCCTCTCCGGAGATGTACCGTCAGTGTCTGCTGTCCGGCTGCCGCTGTCTGGAGCTGGACTGCTGGAAGGGCAAACCTCCAGATGAAGAGCCCATCATTACCCATGGCTTCACCATGACAACTGAGATCCTCTTCAAG GATGTGATTGAGGCCATTGCTGAGAGCGCCTTTAAGACCTCACAGTATCCCGTTATCCTCTCATTCGAGAACCACGTTGACTC TGTTAAACAACAGGAGAAGATGGCCAACTACTGCAAAACCATATTTGGTGATGCCCTGCTAACAGATCCGCTGGACAAATACCCT CTGAAGCCGGGCCAGCAGCTCCCCAGCCCATCTGAGCTCATGGGTAAGATCCTCATCAAGAACAAGAAAGGCAGCCATGAAAAGCCAACCCAAGCTAAGAAACCCAGCACGGCAGCCACTGAGCAGACCCCAACCACAGCTTTACCCACCCAGGACCCAAACACCACTTCCCAGGATCCTCCTAATGCAGTACCCAGCACCCAAGAGAACCAAG AAGGGGACACGGTTGTGGAGGACACCGAGGAGCAAGAGGAGACAGATGAACAAGATGAGGAAAAAATGAAGACATCAGATGAG GGCACAGCTGGACAAGAAGTCACAGCTTATGAAGCAATGTCATCCCTGGTCAACTACATCCAGCCCAACAAATTTGTGTCTTTTGACAATGCCAGAA agaaaaacaagagtTACGTCATCTCATCTTTTGTGGAGACCAGAGGAGAAGCAATGATTTCCAAGACTGCTGTCGAATTTGTCGA GTACAATAAGAGGCAGATGAGCAGAATTTACCCCAAAGGAACAAGAATGGACTCATCCAATTACAACCCCCAGCCTTTTTGGAATGTAGgctgccagatggtggcgctcaACTACCAGACAATGG ATTTCCCCATGCAGCTGAACATGGCTCTGTTTGAATTCAATGGCAGAACGGGCTACCTTCTCAAGCATGATGTTCTGCGTCGCAGTGACAAGAAATTTGACCCTTTCTGTGACAGGATTGACACAGTTGTGGCAAGCACACTGACCATAAAG ATCTATTCGGGCCAATTTCTGTctgacaaaaacgtcaaaacgGGAGTCGAGGTGGAGGTGATTGGGTTGCCAGGAGACCCTAAGAAGAAATATCGCACAAAGTGGTCCACGACACCCAACGCCATCAACCCAGTGTGGAATGAGGagccttttgtttttgagaag ATACTGCTCCCTGAAATGGCTTCTCTAAGAATTGTAGTTCATGAGGAGAATGGTAAATTCTTGGGACACAGGATCATCCCACTTGATGCCATCCAATCAG GTTTCCATCACATTTGCCTGCGCAGTGAGAGCAACATGCCACTGACTCTGCCTGCTCTCTTTGTGTACATCGAGGTCAAGGACTACATTCCTGCTGCCTTCGCAg ATTTTACAGATGCCTTATTTAACCCAACAAAGGGAACAGAGAAGACCACAAAGGCCACAAAGGAG TCACCCTCTGACTACGTTTCTCCCTATGAGTTGCCTCTTGTGGTCCAAACCCCCTCGGACAAAGCTAAGGAGAGTGAGGCCCCTGCTGCAG AAAAGGCCACATCCGAACCTACAACACTGGTTGATGCCAATGACCAATCACCCCAGTCTAACCCCGCTGAGAGTGCAGAAGAAGCTAAAGAAGAGGCTGAGAACAACTCTGACACTCCACAACCTGCAGCAGAATCTCCACAAACTTCTGACAATGCTCCTGCTGAAGATCCAGCCACGGACGCAGACAGTGTGACCGCTGAAACCCTTCCTAAAGCCCAAGAGGAGGCAGCCCCTAAGGAGGACGCAGTTCCAGAGCCACAGGCAGCTCCTGAAACCAAAGAGGAGCCTATGAACGACTCCGCTACAAACCCTGAGCCTGCTTCAGATGACACACCAGACACAGGAGCTTCCAGCGCTGCTGAAGAGCCTGCTACTGTGGCCTTGTCCTGTCCAGCAAGCGCATCGCCCGAGTCCACAGGATCAG AGCCTTCAACTGTGACTACTGAAGAACTGACACAGCACAAAAACTATCTGAAGGTCACCAAGCGCCAGGAGAAAGACATAAAAGAGATAGAAAAGAAGTTTCAGAAAAAAGGAGAGGATTTGATTCAGAAATACTCTGACTCCTTCAAGTCCATCAAAAAGAAGGCCTCTGTGAAGAAAAAAGA GGGAGGGGGAAACACCTCTGACTCCAGCGTGACAACGGAGCGGGTACTTGAGCAGAAGGAAAAAATGCAGGTTGAGCTGCAGGCTATGTGGACGGAGCAGTGCGATcagctgaagaagaagaaagagcagTGTGCAACAGAA agactggccAAACTGTTGGAGATGgccacagagagacacaccaTTGAACTGAAGACCCTGGAGAG TGAAACCAAAGAGAATAAGAAGAAAAcactctcaaagtgttcatccTCAGAGAAAGCGAA ATTGAAAAGGGCAATGAGCATAGAGCTGTTGGATGAGCCTAGTCAGTCTGATGGTGCA TCTTCAGATTACAGCCCACAGCAAGTGGCTCTGATGATGAAACAGTCTGCTACACTGGAGGAAATCAAGACCCTGACGAATCag CTCAATCAGGAGGCCCTAAAGGAGCAAGATCAGAAATTGAGATCTCTGCCAGCAGAGGTGAAGGGTgcagtcaatgtgtgtgtgggggcccACTTTCCTGAACTGGTCGACCAGGCTGGAGACAAGAAGGTGGAGGGAGTGGGCTTCTATGGAGATGTCTTCCTGGGTTAG